In a genomic window of Patescibacteria group bacterium:
- a CDS encoding vitamin K epoxide reductase family protein, with amino-acid sequence MMNSNRQSTKLSAKEHSLIVAGCAVAFFGFIDALYLTVHHYIDIPLPCTILNGCDVVTTSAYSMIGPIPIASLGTLYYIAVFFGFLLYRETANVLFVRLTAALIAGAFSFSAWLVYLQGFVLHSWCQYCVVSALFTTILFILISLLLFFIRPNTQRV; translated from the coding sequence ATGATGAATTCAAACAGACAATCGACAAAGCTCTCAGCGAAGGAACATAGTCTTATTGTCGCCGGCTGTGCTGTGGCGTTTTTTGGATTTATCGACGCGCTGTATTTGACCGTCCACCACTATATCGACATTCCGCTTCCCTGTACCATTCTCAATGGATGCGATGTGGTCACAACAAGCGCTTATTCAATGATTGGACCTATTCCTATCGCATCTCTGGGTACACTGTACTATATAGCTGTTTTTTTTGGATTTTTGTTGTATCGAGAAACGGCTAACGTACTCTTTGTGCGCCTCACTGCTGCGCTCATAGCCGGAGCGTTTTCTTTTTCAGCATGGCTTGTCTATCTTCAGGGATTTGTGCTTCATTCATGGTGCCAGTACTGTGTTGTATCAGCATTGTTTACTACCATTTTATTTATTCTTATTAGTCTTTTGCTGTTTTTCATCCGCCCAAACACGCAGCGTGTATGA
- a CDS encoding polysaccharide deacetylase family protein codes for MQVSGRKFGTISMFIALVFNPGYVLHMLQQPAHAQHKLAAPISQTESFPIILYHHIRPITSDMSQLAQGLSVTPDAFEAQLLYLKSSGYQSMRLSDFATNLSHGKMPDKYSFALTFDDGYQDFYTYAWPLLKRYGFHATLFVIINRVGTPDYVTWDQIKELNRSGLVAIESHTLNHPMLGKLPSNKARYEIEQSKSILEQKLGHPISIFCYPYGNYTPEIATLVQQAGYTAAVSTKGGVLHSRHSLFELRRMRLSTSDTGSVLKRKISYLFGQKTP; via the coding sequence ATGCAAGTATCTGGACGCAAATTTGGCACTATAAGCATGTTTATTGCACTTGTTTTCAATCCCGGGTATGTACTGCATATGCTCCAGCAGCCAGCACATGCACAACACAAACTCGCCGCACCAATCTCTCAGACTGAGAGTTTCCCTATTATTCTCTACCATCATATCCGCCCCATTACATCGGATATGTCCCAACTTGCACAAGGGCTTTCGGTAACACCGGATGCATTTGAAGCTCAGCTTCTTTATCTCAAATCCAGTGGATACCAAAGCATGCGACTTAGCGATTTTGCTACAAACCTTTCTCATGGGAAGATGCCTGACAAGTATTCATTTGCGCTCACATTTGATGACGGCTACCAAGATTTTTATACGTATGCATGGCCCCTTCTCAAACGTTACGGATTTCATGCAACGCTTTTTGTCATTATCAATCGTGTCGGTACTCCTGATTACGTTACGTGGGACCAAATCAAAGAGCTTAATAGAAGCGGACTTGTTGCAATAGAATCGCATACGCTCAACCATCCCATGCTCGGCAAACTCCCTTCCAACAAAGCAAGATATGAAATTGAACAAAGTAAGAGCATATTAGAGCAAAAGCTTGGACACCCGATCTCGATATTCTGCTATCCATATGGAAATTACACACCAGAAATTGCCACTTTGGTGCAACAAGCTGGCTATACTGCGGCTGTCTCTACAAAGGGTGGGGTTCTTCATTCGCGGCATTCATTATTTGAACTTCGTCGAATGAGGCTTTCAACATCGGATACCGGCTCAGTACTCAAGCGAAAAATCAGTTATCTTTTTGGTCAAAAAACCCCTTGA
- a CDS encoding helix-turn-helix domain-containing protein has protein sequence MNENDIYAILKGLGFVGSEVKTYLASLEHGPATVIELTKMTKLSRQATYVVIDSLTARGLMSSLIKGKKRYYVSEDPEKLLAYSRRHDLEMEERLRDLERVMPELKLKQSGDRPVVKLYEGKEGIFTILEDLITSKPKVFYEITDLDSIKNILRSEDLIEQRRRMKKAGISGKGIISGETEGEIVDAQRCFLPKDDAGFKADILVYNNKVAFLSCVGKLPLVVIESEVIAQTMRILFNHAFKELGK, from the coding sequence ATGAATGAAAACGACATATACGCCATATTGAAAGGGCTTGGGTTTGTGGGTAGCGAGGTTAAGACATATTTGGCAAGTCTTGAGCATGGCCCTGCAACAGTTATTGAATTAACGAAAATGACAAAGCTATCTCGTCAGGCAACCTATGTTGTTATTGATTCATTGACAGCACGGGGACTCATGTCGAGCCTTATCAAAGGAAAGAAGCGTTACTACGTATCCGAAGATCCGGAGAAATTACTCGCGTATTCACGGCGGCATGATCTTGAAATGGAAGAGCGTCTTAGAGATTTGGAGCGCGTTATGCCCGAGCTCAAACTCAAGCAATCGGGAGATCGTCCGGTGGTGAAATTGTATGAGGGGAAGGAGGGAATATTCACCATTCTTGAAGATTTAATAACTTCAAAACCCAAGGTGTTTTATGAAATCACAGATTTGGATAGTATAAAAAATATTTTACGCTCCGAAGATCTTATTGAACAGCGCAGGCGAATGAAGAAAGCCGGTATTTCGGGTAAGGGAATTATTTCAGGAGAAACCGAAGGAGAAATTGTCGATGCGCAACGATGTTTTTTGCCTAAAGACGATGCAGGATTTAAAGCAGATATTCTTGTATATAACAATAAAGTAGCTTTTTTGTCGTGCGTTGGGAAATTACCACTTGTTGTTATTGAAAGCGAAGTCATTGCTCAAACAATGCGTATTCTTTTTAACCATGCTTTCAAAGAATTAGGAAAATAA
- a CDS encoding thioredoxin domain-containing protein yields MSKREKNNSLVTIGIWMGIFVVTIAVVAGLAIASQKKSEVDSDKNSTALSESITAQDHVRGNPMSRITLVEYSDFQCPACGAYYPLLKQLDGEYGNRIQTVYRNFPLVQIHKHALLAAQAAEAAGKQGKFYEMHDLLFEHQTEWPEAANVKDTLLSYADQLKLDRAQFEKDLNSSDVQGKIDADQKSGNRSGIQGTPTFFLNGVKIDSPRSYDEFKQTIDKALSEGT; encoded by the coding sequence ATGTCAAAAAGAGAAAAAAATAACTCGCTTGTAACAATCGGTATATGGATGGGTATTTTTGTTGTTACCATTGCAGTCGTAGCGGGTCTTGCTATTGCAAGTCAAAAAAAGAGCGAGGTTGATTCTGACAAAAATTCAACAGCATTATCTGAAAGCATTACAGCTCAAGATCATGTGCGTGGCAATCCGATGTCACGTATTACGCTTGTGGAATACAGCGATTTTCAGTGTCCGGCGTGCGGCGCATATTACCCGCTTCTCAAGCAGTTGGATGGCGAATACGGCAATCGTATTCAGACGGTATATCGGAATTTTCCATTGGTGCAAATTCATAAACACGCTCTGCTGGCTGCCCAAGCAGCTGAAGCTGCCGGTAAGCAAGGGAAGTTTTATGAAATGCACGATCTGCTTTTTGAGCATCAAACCGAATGGCCTGAAGCTGCAAATGTCAAAGACACACTTCTTTCCTATGCAGACCAACTGAAGCTTGACCGAGCGCAGTTTGAAAAAGATTTGAACAGCTCCGATGTGCAAGGTAAAATTGATGCCGACCAAAAAAGCGGAAACCGCTCCGGCATTCAAGGTACGCCAACATTTTTTTTGAATGGCGTAAAGATTGACAGCCCTCGATCGTATGATGAATTCAAACAGACAATCGACAAAGCTCTCAGCGAAGGAACATAG